In a single window of the Petrotoga mexicana DSM 14811 genome:
- a CDS encoding TrkH family potassium uptake protein produces the protein MPSYKYFLKLRYKTIFRNTGNIIIGLSVLIFIVGSTALIYDSFKNFLPFLITGILSFLTGEIFRCIGRGEKRKELNTQDAVVTVFFVWTVAIFLSSFPFVFSGELNFSQAVFESTSGWTTTGLTMFSDVEVLPRSILIWRSVMQFIGGAGFAIITVIIAGTMGVGIYQAEGRSDNLVPNLRESARIILRIYLSWAVIGVLLLMFVGKLSFFDAFNHTLTGLATGGFSTKNFSIGSFGSLKVEIIIMLLMIMGGTGFGVHYAGILMIRNFIRNRRDYRSKKISLLELREKIKSEPFLKNPEIKTMFIILVISFLLLFAFTTVEMYGVGDGLVHSAFQSISALTGTGFSTVAFSHWNYFGLLIVTILMILGGMMDSTSGGLKLFRVYIAFKLIINQIKEFFKPSGTTFYIEVYKGVSRKKIDLNSIKNVLVVFTMYFITYFIGVFILLAYGYPLHNALFEYASTLSAVGLSTGITSSQAPVGVIWTQTLGMYLGRLEFFVIINAVIKLFKDLKDII, from the coding sequence GTGCCTTCTTACAAATATTTTTTAAAATTAAGGTATAAAACAATTTTTCGAAATACCGGAAATATCATAATAGGTCTTTCTGTCTTAATATTTATAGTGGGTTCTACTGCTCTTATTTATGATTCTTTCAAAAATTTTCTACCATTTTTGATTACAGGGATATTATCCTTTCTTACCGGGGAAATATTTAGGTGTATTGGAAGAGGAGAAAAAAGAAAAGAATTAAATACACAGGACGCTGTCGTCACGGTTTTTTTTGTTTGGACGGTAGCGATTTTTCTATCTTCTTTCCCTTTTGTTTTTTCCGGAGAATTAAATTTTTCACAGGCGGTATTTGAATCGACAAGTGGATGGACAACGACAGGGCTTACGATGTTTTCTGATGTGGAAGTACTACCCCGTTCTATCTTAATATGGAGATCGGTGATGCAATTTATTGGTGGGGCTGGTTTTGCTATAATTACTGTAATCATTGCTGGTACCATGGGGGTTGGTATATATCAAGCAGAAGGAAGAAGTGACAATTTAGTTCCAAATTTGAGAGAATCGGCTAGGATAATTCTTAGAATATATTTAAGTTGGGCGGTTATAGGGGTTTTGCTTTTGATGTTTGTAGGAAAACTTTCTTTTTTTGACGCCTTCAACCATACATTAACAGGATTAGCTACAGGAGGATTTTCCACAAAAAATTTTAGCATTGGTTCTTTTGGTAGCTTGAAGGTAGAAATAATTATCATGTTGCTAATGATTATGGGCGGAACCGGGTTTGGAGTCCATTATGCTGGTATATTAATGATTAGAAATTTTATTAGAAATCGCAGAGACTATCGGTCAAAAAAAATTTCATTACTTGAATTAAGAGAAAAAATCAAATCTGAGCCTTTTTTAAAAAACCCTGAAATTAAGACCATGTTCATAATTTTAGTTATTTCCTTTTTGCTGCTTTTTGCCTTTACAACGGTTGAAATGTACGGAGTTGGAGATGGTTTAGTTCATTCCGCGTTTCAGAGTATCTCTGCTTTAACAGGCACTGGCTTTTCAACAGTAGCTTTTTCACACTGGAATTATTTCGGATTGTTAATTGTGACAATATTGATGATCTTAGGTGGAATGATGGATTCCACATCAGGCGGTTTAAAACTATTCCGGGTTTATATCGCTTTCAAATTGATAATTAACCAGATCAAAGAATTTTTTAAACCCTCTGGAACCACTTTTTACATAGAAGTATATAAAGGGGTATCAAGAAAGAAAATTGATCTAAACTCAATAAAAAATGTTTTAGTGGTTTTTACAATGTATTTTATTACCTATTTTATTGGTGTTTTTATATTGTTGGCTTATGGGTATCCACTTCATAATGCTTTATTTGAGTATGCTTCAACTTTATCTGCTGTTGGACTTTCTACAGGTATTACTTCGAGTCAAGCTCCCGTAGGAGTGATTTGGACGCAAACATTAGGAATGTACTTAGGACGTTTGGAATTTTTCGTCATTATAAATGCAGTTATAAAATTGTTTAAAGATTTGAAAGATATTATTTAA
- a CDS encoding carbohydrate ABC transporter permease — MAEKSNKTSLTIYYIILALFTIFYVLPFYVTLSTSFKPFEEVSISNMWKLPSKISFEGFKEAFARLGPNLKNSFYLTIPATLISAIIGSINGFALSKLRFKYSNTVFALILFGMFIPYQSVLFPLIQFFQAIGLYGTIPALIITHVIYGIPITTLMFKNYYEEIPNELVEASAVDGANIWQTYTKILLPISIPGFVVVIIWQFTNIWNEFLFAVTITSDPTKQPITVALVNLAGSQVVQWNVQMAGALIAALPTLIVYIILGRYFVRGLLAGSVKG; from the coding sequence ATGGCAGAAAAATCAAATAAAACTTCCCTTACAATTTATTATATTATACTGGCTTTATTCACAATATTTTATGTTCTGCCTTTTTATGTTACTCTAAGCACGTCATTTAAACCTTTTGAAGAAGTTTCTATATCAAACATGTGGAAACTTCCAAGTAAAATATCTTTTGAGGGATTCAAAGAGGCATTTGCGAGATTAGGACCAAATCTAAAAAACAGTTTTTACCTTACGATACCGGCTACTCTAATATCTGCAATAATTGGTTCAATAAATGGTTTTGCTCTTTCAAAATTAAGGTTCAAATATTCAAATACTGTTTTTGCCCTCATACTATTTGGGATGTTCATACCTTATCAGAGCGTGTTATTTCCACTTATACAGTTCTTTCAAGCAATAGGTTTATATGGGACGATACCGGCTTTGATAATAACACATGTTATATATGGAATACCGATTACCACCTTAATGTTTAAAAATTACTATGAGGAAATTCCAAACGAATTAGTGGAAGCATCAGCTGTGGATGGTGCAAACATATGGCAAACCTATACAAAGATTCTTTTACCTATATCCATCCCCGGCTTTGTAGTCGTTATAATATGGCAGTTCACTAACATATGGAACGAGTTTTTGTTTGCAGTAACGATAACCAGTGATCCAACGAAACAACCAATAACGGTAGCTTTAGTTAATTTAGCTGGCAGTCAAGTCGTTCAATGGAACGTTCAAATGGCAGGAGCTTTAATAGCTGCCCTTCCCACACTCATTGTCTACATCATATTGGGAAGGTATTTTGTTAGAGGTTTACTTGCCGGTTCTGTTAAAGGATAA
- a CDS encoding carbohydrate ABC transporter permease, with product MSVQKKKARAGFFIILPSLAFIGIFVYYFIFLTIRTSTSNWNSFSSLLSGEYKFVGFRNYQRLFMDPRFQTDLWNTLFFTLFFLAGCIILGIFLANIIDKQLKGSSFFQNLFLFPMAISFVVTGTVWGWIFAPGNIPTSPQGINLLLENLGWTNLQWMWYTSTQSIGKFNLALIPVVIAATWQMSGYVMAMYLAGLRAIPEEMIEAAQVDGATGIQLFWRIKMPMLRPITLSAMIVIGHMSLKIFDLIYAMTGSGPNNVTDMPAVYMFEQMFRSNRYAIASAIAIIMLIMVAAVIVPYLYSSFRGEK from the coding sequence ATGTCGGTTCAAAAGAAAAAGGCAAGAGCAGGATTTTTTATAATCCTACCATCTTTAGCTTTCATAGGGATATTTGTTTACTATTTCATTTTTCTAACGATAAGAACCTCGACCTCCAACTGGAATAGTTTCTCCTCATTATTGAGTGGAGAATACAAATTTGTAGGATTTAGAAATTATCAAAGGTTGTTCATGGACCCCAGATTTCAAACAGATTTATGGAATACATTATTTTTTACCCTATTTTTTCTTGCAGGATGCATAATACTCGGTATATTTTTAGCCAATATTATAGACAAGCAATTGAAGGGATCGAGTTTTTTTCAAAATTTGTTTTTATTCCCAATGGCGATTTCTTTTGTTGTAACAGGTACGGTTTGGGGTTGGATATTCGCACCTGGAAACATACCAACCTCACCACAAGGAATCAATTTATTACTTGAAAACCTTGGATGGACGAACTTACAATGGATGTGGTACACGAGTACTCAATCGATAGGAAAATTCAATCTAGCGTTGATACCTGTGGTAATAGCAGCTACTTGGCAGATGTCAGGATACGTAATGGCGATGTATTTAGCTGGGCTTAGAGCGATACCTGAAGAAATGATAGAAGCAGCACAAGTAGACGGAGCAACAGGTATTCAATTGTTCTGGAGAATAAAGATGCCTATGCTAAGACCAATAACGCTTAGTGCAATGATAGTAATAGGACACATGTCTCTGAAGATATTCGATTTAATATACGCTATGACTGGAAGTGGACCTAACAACGTTACTGATATGCCTGCTGTCTATATGTTTGAACAGATGTTCAGATCAAACAGATACGCTATCGCATCAGCCATTGCAATCATAATGCTAATAATGGTAGCGGCGGTTATAGTTCCTTATCTTTACAGCTCATTTAGGGGGGAAAAATAA